In one window of Campylobacter hepaticus DNA:
- a CDS encoding shikimate dehydrogenase yields the protein MKFLAVIGNPIMHSQSPRMHNYAIQNFKLDGIYTRYHLSNADSLKDKILALKLSGANITLPFKEKALEIADIKDSFAQNIGSANTLCIKDKKIYAFNTDFLGFLELLREFGDIEKALILGAGGTALSLAYALKEKGVKVCIANRSEARFKDFKIYQTYLYENLQEFNFDLIINATSAGLQDESLPCNKELLEELLSRSKFAFEVIYGKETPFFKLCKKHNLKSKDGLDMLLWQGVFAFELFFDIKNKREMIKNAMQQALKINL from the coding sequence ATGAAATTTTTAGCTGTTATAGGCAATCCTATTATGCATTCTCAATCACCTAGAATGCATAATTATGCCATTCAAAACTTTAAGCTTGATGGTATTTATACCCGTTATCATCTAAGTAATGCTGATTCTTTAAAGGATAAAATTTTAGCTTTGAAACTTAGTGGGGCGAATATTACTTTACCTTTTAAAGAAAAAGCTTTAGAAATTGCTGATATTAAGGATAGTTTTGCTCAAAATATAGGTTCAGCTAATACTTTATGTATTAAAGATAAGAAAATTTATGCTTTTAATACTGATTTTTTAGGTTTTTTAGAACTTCTTCGAGAATTTGGTGATATTGAAAAAGCTTTAATTTTGGGTGCTGGCGGTACTGCTTTATCTCTTGCTTATGCCTTAAAAGAAAAAGGTGTTAAAGTTTGTATTGCTAATCGTAGTGAGGCAAGATTTAAAGATTTTAAAATTTATCAAACTTATCTTTATGAAAATTTGCAAGAATTTAATTTTGATTTAATTATTAATGCAACCTCTGCAGGACTTCAAGATGAGAGTTTGCCTTGCAATAAGGAACTTTTAGAAGAACTTTTATCTAGGTCTAAATTTGCTTTTGAGGTTATTTATGGCAAAGAAACTCCTTTTTTTAAATTATGTAAAAAGCATAATTTAAAAAGTAAGGACGGTTTAGATATGCTTTTGTGGCAAGGTGTTTTTGCTTTTGAACTTTTTTTTGATATTAAAAATAAAAGAGAAATGATAAAAAATGCTATGCAGCAAGCTTTAAAAATAAATTTATAA
- the lgt gene encoding prolipoprotein diacylglyceryl transferase produces the protein MEFWTHIYSNFDVVAFNILGFKVHWYGIMYVLALLLALLLAKIFVRKFQFDIDEKSLDAYFIWAEIGVILGARFGYILIYDANTMYYIIHPWQIFNPFMNGEFIGIRGMSYHGAIIGFLIATFLFCKKYKKNPWIFLDLVALSVPLAYVFGRLGNFLNQELFGRVTDVAWGIYVDGVLRHPSQLYEAFLEGIVVFIIVYLARFKQSFQGELILIYASAYSLARFICEFYREPDFGIGLILWGMSMGQILSLIMFIIALLVYICIKFKKVNI, from the coding sequence ATGGAATTTTGGACACATATTTATTCAAATTTTGATGTTGTGGCTTTTAATATATTGGGCTTTAAAGTACATTGGTATGGTATTATGTATGTTTTAGCTTTACTTTTAGCTTTACTTTTAGCAAAGATTTTTGTAAGAAAATTTCAATTTGATATTGATGAAAAATCTTTAGATGCTTATTTTATTTGGGCTGAAATAGGTGTGATTTTAGGTGCAAGATTTGGATATATTTTAATTTATGATGCAAATACTATGTATTATATTATACATCCTTGGCAAATTTTTAATCCTTTTATGAATGGTGAATTTATAGGGATTCGTGGTATGAGTTATCATGGAGCTATTATAGGGTTTTTAATAGCTACTTTTTTATTTTGTAAAAAATATAAGAAAAATCCTTGGATTTTTCTTGATTTGGTAGCTTTAAGTGTTCCATTAGCTTATGTTTTTGGTCGTCTAGGTAATTTTTTAAATCAGGAGCTTTTTGGTCGTGTTACAGATGTGGCTTGGGGTATTTATGTTGATGGAGTATTGCGTCATCCATCGCAACTTTATGAAGCATTTTTAGAAGGTATTGTAGTTTTTATTATAGTGTATTTAGCTAGATTTAAGCAAAGTTTTCAAGGAGAATTAATTCTTATTTATGCAAGTGCGTATTCATTGGCAAGATTTATATGCGAATTTTATCGTGAACCTGATTTTGGAATAGGTTTAATTTTGTGGGGAATGAGTATGGGACAAATTTTAAGTTTGATAATGTTTATCATAGCTTTGTTAGTTTATATTTGCATAAAGTTTAAAAAAGTAAATATTTAA
- a CDS encoding SPOR domain-containing protein, with protein MENQKNEFDDIILEKNTQSEKMKKILLRIVALVILFLVVMIIMKLVNSSSDEKLQNQSILPSEPITTQENHDDNSFENMPITDNNIAEDQFEALRKQFQDEQNASENEANSSNNLHSIMPEQEQKPVATKQIAEADTAKQEVKQIKIKKEKDFVKPKEQNANDLFKNVNAKPIHPNGLASGIYVQIFSVSNLDQKSKELALVKQKGYEYKLYKTTLGGKEITKVLIGPFEKANIANELAKIRKDITKDAFSFTLK; from the coding sequence AAAAATTCTTTTGCGTATTGTTGCTTTAGTAATTTTATTTTTAGTTGTTATGATTATTATGAAACTTGTAAACAGTAGTTCAGATGAAAAGTTGCAAAATCAAAGTATTTTACCAAGCGAGCCTATTACAACTCAAGAAAATCATGATGATAATTCTTTTGAAAATATGCCAATAACTGATAATAATATAGCTGAAGATCAGTTTGAAGCATTAAGAAAACAATTTCAAGATGAGCAAAATGCTAGCGAGAATGAAGCTAATTCGAGCAATAATCTTCACTCTATTATGCCAGAACAAGAACAAAAACCTGTTGCAACAAAACAAATCGCTGAAGCTGATACAGCTAAACAGGAAGTAAAACAAATAAAGATTAAAAAAGAAAAAGATTTTGTAAAGCCAAAAGAACAAAATGCAAATGATTTATTTAAAAATGTTAATGCTAAGCCCATACATCCAAATGGTTTAGCATCTGGTATTTATGTTCAGATTTTTTCTGTAAGTAATCTTGACCAAAAATCTAAAGAACTTGCCCTTGTTAAGCAAAAGGGTTATGAATATAAACTTTATAAAACTACACTTGGCGGTAAAGAAATTACTAAGGTATTAATAGGCCCTTTTGAAAAAGCAAATATTGCTAATGAATTAGCTAAAATTCGCAAAGATATTACTAAAGATGCTTTTTCTTTTACTTTAAAATGA